In the Candidatus Ozemobacteraceae bacterium genome, one interval contains:
- the uvrA gene encoding excinuclease ABC subunit UvrA has protein sequence MIRIVKARVHNLKDLTLGIPRNALTVITGVSGSGKSSLAFDTIHAEGQRRYMESLSSYARQFLQQMEKPDVESIDGLSPTIAIQQKTTSRNPRSTVGTVTELYDYFRLLFAAVGEPHCPECGAKVTSSTPAQIVDVLLEYPAGTRLTLLAPVVRGRKGEYQKVFEELRREGFSRVRVDGELRLLEDELPRLDAKRAHTIEIAIDRVSLSGVREEASRLNDAVELAFKMADGQLVVVLEKPDGPKGQEILFSEKLRCGRCEISLPEIKPRLFSFNAPYGACTHCSGLGSQLVVDPDLFIPDRSVSLADGALKAMGTGEETILGHWLDSLAKHYGFSLHTPVEKLPKKVMDILFKGSGTDEIEVFYEGRRMSATFKKPFEGIIPMFERRYRETPSDEARAWYERFMRELPCPGCAGKRLSPAALAVTVENLSIHGLTQMSVGSLVRFFEKLVLTERQAFICKKILEEIRSRLRFLNDVGLDYLTLARPAHTLSGGEAQRIRLATQIGSALVGITYVLDEPSIGLHPRDNRRLIDTLKSLRSLGNTVLVVEHDHEIMLEADHLVDLGPGAGTEGGRLVAEGTPAEVAADRESLTGRFLAGIERISPPDTRRGGNGKTLTLRGARHNNLKDIDVEFPLGRLIAITGVSGSGKSSLVTDTLYPLLSNRLVKTHLDVGGHAGLDGLEHINKVVNIDQDPIGRTPRSNPCTYTGLFSPIRTLFSQTVEARSRGYTPGRFSFNVKGGRCEVCEGSGQIQIEMHFLPDVFVTCEACKGLRFNDETLKVHFKGKNIADVLAMTVNDALAFFEAHYVLRRKLETLRDVGLGYITLGQASTTLSGGEAQRIKLATELSRMATGQTFYILDEPTTGLHFQDVRCLLGVLSRLVEKGNTVVVVEHNLDVVKTADWVIDLGPEGGDAGGRIIAAGTPEDLAANPASMTGRFLAEILGPASSPRPKAEKRGRGSRSVAR, from the coding sequence ATGATTCGCATCGTCAAAGCCCGCGTCCATAACCTCAAGGATCTGACGCTCGGCATTCCCCGCAATGCGCTGACCGTCATCACCGGTGTTTCCGGTTCCGGAAAGAGCTCGCTTGCGTTCGACACGATCCATGCCGAGGGGCAGCGGCGGTATATGGAGTCGCTTTCCTCCTACGCCCGCCAGTTCCTCCAGCAGATGGAAAAGCCGGATGTGGAAAGCATCGACGGGCTGTCGCCCACCATTGCGATCCAGCAGAAGACGACCTCGCGGAACCCGCGTTCGACGGTCGGCACCGTCACGGAGCTGTACGATTATTTCCGGCTTCTCTTCGCCGCCGTCGGCGAGCCTCACTGCCCCGAGTGCGGTGCGAAAGTCACCAGTTCGACCCCCGCCCAGATCGTCGACGTTCTGCTCGAATACCCGGCGGGAACCCGGCTGACGCTGCTCGCGCCGGTCGTGCGCGGCCGCAAGGGGGAATACCAGAAGGTGTTCGAGGAACTGCGCCGCGAGGGGTTTTCCCGGGTGCGCGTCGACGGGGAACTCCGTCTCCTTGAGGACGAACTTCCGCGGCTCGACGCGAAGCGCGCGCATACAATAGAAATAGCTATAGACAGGGTTTCCCTCTCCGGCGTTCGGGAAGAGGCTTCCCGGCTCAACGATGCCGTCGAACTGGCGTTCAAGATGGCCGACGGCCAGCTGGTCGTCGTTCTCGAGAAACCGGACGGACCGAAGGGCCAGGAGATCCTGTTCAGCGAGAAGCTCCGATGCGGGAGGTGCGAGATCAGCCTGCCCGAGATCAAGCCCCGGCTCTTCTCGTTCAACGCTCCCTACGGGGCCTGCACGCACTGTTCGGGGCTGGGCAGCCAGCTCGTCGTCGATCCCGACCTGTTCATTCCCGACCGGAGCGTGTCGCTTGCCGACGGCGCCCTCAAGGCGATGGGCACGGGCGAGGAGACGATTCTCGGCCACTGGCTCGACAGCCTGGCGAAGCATTACGGCTTTTCGCTGCACACCCCGGTCGAGAAGCTCCCGAAAAAAGTCATGGATATTCTGTTCAAGGGGTCGGGAACGGACGAAATCGAGGTGTTCTACGAGGGTCGCCGCATGTCGGCGACGTTCAAGAAGCCTTTCGAAGGAATCATTCCCATGTTCGAGCGGCGATACCGCGAAACGCCGTCGGACGAAGCCCGCGCCTGGTACGAGCGGTTCATGCGCGAGCTCCCGTGCCCCGGGTGCGCCGGGAAGCGCCTCTCCCCGGCCGCCCTTGCGGTGACCGTCGAGAACCTCAGCATTCACGGGCTGACCCAGATGTCGGTCGGGAGCCTGGTCCGGTTTTTCGAGAAGCTCGTTCTGACCGAGCGACAGGCGTTCATCTGCAAGAAGATCCTCGAGGAGATCCGCAGCCGGTTGCGGTTTCTGAACGACGTCGGCCTCGATTACCTGACGCTCGCGAGGCCGGCCCACACCCTGTCTGGGGGCGAGGCGCAGCGCATCCGCCTGGCGACGCAGATCGGATCGGCGCTGGTCGGCATCACATACGTGCTCGACGAGCCCAGCATCGGCTTGCATCCGCGCGACAACCGGCGTCTGATCGACACGCTCAAAAGCCTGCGCAGTCTCGGAAACACCGTGCTGGTCGTCGAGCACGATCACGAGATCATGCTCGAAGCCGATCACCTCGTCGACCTGGGGCCCGGGGCCGGAACCGAAGGCGGGCGACTCGTCGCGGAAGGGACTCCGGCCGAGGTCGCGGCCGACCGGGAGAGCCTCACGGGGCGTTTCCTGGCAGGCATCGAGCGAATTTCGCCGCCGGATACGCGGCGCGGGGGGAACGGGAAGACCCTGACGCTCAGAGGCGCACGACATAATAATTTGAAAGATATAGACGTCGAGTTCCCTCTCGGCCGGCTGATCGCGATCACCGGCGTCTCGGGCTCGGGCAAGTCCAGTCTCGTGACGGACACCCTGTATCCGCTGCTGTCGAACCGCCTCGTCAAGACCCATCTCGACGTTGGTGGGCATGCGGGACTCGACGGGCTCGAACATATAAATAAAGTGGTAAATATAGACCAGGATCCCATCGGCCGCACGCCGAGGTCGAACCCCTGCACCTATACCGGTCTCTTTTCCCCCATCCGCACCCTGTTCTCGCAGACCGTCGAAGCCCGCTCGCGAGGCTATACGCCGGGCAGATTCAGCTTCAACGTGAAGGGCGGCCGGTGCGAGGTCTGCGAGGGATCGGGGCAGATCCAGATCGAGATGCACTTCCTTCCCGACGTTTTCGTCACCTGCGAGGCCTGCAAAGGACTGCGGTTCAACGACGAGACGCTGAAGGTCCACTTCAAGGGGAAGAACATCGCCGACGTGCTCGCGATGACCGTGAACGACGCGCTCGCCTTCTTCGAGGCGCATTACGTCCTCAGACGCAAGCTCGAAACGCTCCGCGACGTCGGTCTCGGGTATATCACGCTCGGCCAGGCCAGCACCACGCTGTCCGGCGGCGAGGCGCAGCGCATCAAACTCGCGACCGAACTGTCCCGTATGGCGACAGGCCAGACGTTCTACATCCTCGACGAGCCGACGACGGGCCTTCACTTCCAGGACGTGCGGTGCCTGCTCGGGGTTCTGAGCCGCCTCGTGGAAAAGGGAAACACCGTGGTCGTCGTCGAGCACAACCTCGACGTCGTGAAAACGGCGGACTGGGTCATCGACCTCGGCCCCGAAGGCGGCGACGCCGGCGGCCGCATCATCGCCGCCGGCACGCCGGAGGACCTCGCCGCGAACCCGGCGTCCATGACCGGCCGCTTCCTGGCCGAGATTCTGGGCCCGGCGTCTTCACCCAGACCCAAAGCGGAAAAGCGCGGCCGCGGGAGCAGGTCCGTTGCCCGCTGA
- a CDS encoding glycosyltransferase family 87 protein, giving the protein MPADRPPTQHSSLLARRPDLIVLAAFIAAVAAGSLMGLFQWDTEAYFWAGRAWMTGADPYDLMLLTKMTGKPPLPFVYPPTVLPFIGILSLLPLPLFHLVFLAAKVGALILLIRCWRRIVGEHAGNLVWFAMLGFHGALFSDLGAGNIAVFEALLVWLALEAWIDGRTERFAALIVLAGQPKLAPLAFISLLTWRSPRHGRTLAMSVAGLAALTGVLVAVAPESWSRFFSLAASIDERGLNNQSQVALWRDLLGVPIGSVASGKALIPSLLVSFAVGLATWRVGYRASAEGEEARRRAVFLAVLAYALVVPRFKSYSYLLLTPAAVEAFGRAPSYKIAKYVFLVTGLMPFMPFSDRLPLAIAYLPLAWAAWFWWLLIRRGEAPDRTTAV; this is encoded by the coding sequence TTGCCCGCTGACCGGCCGCCGACGCAGCATTCATCCCTCCTGGCGCGTCGACCGGATCTGATCGTTCTTGCAGCCTTCATCGCTGCCGTCGCAGCCGGCTCCTTGATGGGCCTCTTCCAGTGGGACACCGAAGCCTACTTCTGGGCCGGCCGGGCCTGGATGACCGGCGCCGATCCCTACGACCTGATGCTCCTGACGAAGATGACGGGAAAGCCACCCCTGCCGTTCGTCTACCCGCCGACGGTCTTGCCGTTCATCGGCATCCTCTCGCTGCTGCCTCTTCCGCTCTTCCACCTGGTTTTTCTCGCGGCGAAGGTCGGTGCGCTGATCCTGCTGATCCGATGCTGGAGGAGGATCGTCGGGGAACATGCGGGGAACCTCGTTTGGTTCGCGATGCTGGGGTTTCACGGGGCCCTCTTTTCCGATCTGGGGGCGGGCAATATCGCCGTTTTCGAGGCGCTCCTCGTCTGGCTGGCTCTGGAAGCCTGGATCGACGGTCGGACGGAGCGGTTCGCCGCCCTGATCGTTCTCGCCGGACAGCCCAAGCTGGCGCCGCTGGCGTTCATCTCTCTGCTAACCTGGCGTTCGCCGCGCCACGGACGCACGCTGGCGATGTCCGTCGCGGGCCTCGCCGCCCTTACGGGCGTGCTGGTCGCGGTTGCGCCCGAGTCGTGGAGCAGGTTTTTCTCCCTGGCCGCGTCCATCGACGAGAGAGGCCTGAACAACCAAAGCCAGGTTGCTCTCTGGCGTGATCTGCTGGGAGTTCCGATCGGCAGCGTCGCATCCGGAAAGGCGCTGATCCCCTCCCTTCTGGTGAGCTTCGCCGTCGGCCTGGCGACCTGGAGGGTCGGATATCGCGCCTCAGCAGAGGGAGAAGAGGCCCGCCGGCGGGCCGTGTTCCTCGCGGTGCTCGCCTATGCTCTGGTCGTCCCGCGGTTCAAGAGTTATTCCTACCTGCTCCTGACACCGGCGGCCGTCGAGGCGTTCGGGCGAGCGCCGTCTTATAAAATAGCAAAATATGTATTTCTTGTGACGGGCCTCATGCCGTTCATGCCGTTTTCGGATCGTCTTCCGCTCGCGATCGCCTACCTGCCGCTCGCCTGGGCGGCCTGGTTCTGGTGGCTGCTGATTCGGCGCGGGGAAGCGCCGGACCGGACGACGGCGGTGTGA
- the radA gene encoding DNA repair protein RadA, with product MGRKNGVTYACQTCGQSYSKWQGQCSGCEEWNTIVAEAAGPAGRPTMHDFKSGAANLALCQSLDDVKAERAARFATGFDTFDELIGGGLVPGGITLIGGEPGVGKSTFMLQLASRLGVTIKPILYISGEESLTQIKLRADRLGIGNGKDIFLVSEQNIDAALGAVMTYQPRLLVIDSIQTVFTPQLEATPGAVAQVRECAAILTKFGKDRGLPVMIIGHVTKEGAIAGPKVLEHIVDTVLYFEGEINSNFRILRVFKNRFGATGEVAVFQMTGNGLMPVLNPSDLFVSRHRTESPGVVVVPLLEGSRCILAELQTLVTHSFLSMPRRVVSGIDSNRLHLVLAVLEKHGGLKFYNRDVFVNVAGGLRLGEPGGDLGLAMALVGSAWDKPVPRDLLMAGELTLSGDIRPVSGVERRLAEGRRFGFTRFLVSEAGDPPKGAGITRVRTVADAIRFVFPSGRPPAPPSKSQGEE from the coding sequence ATGGGCCGCAAGAACGGTGTGACCTACGCGTGCCAGACGTGCGGACAGAGTTACAGCAAGTGGCAGGGCCAGTGCAGCGGGTGTGAGGAGTGGAACACCATCGTCGCCGAGGCCGCGGGCCCGGCCGGCCGCCCGACGATGCACGATTTCAAGTCGGGGGCGGCGAACCTCGCGCTGTGCCAGTCCCTCGACGACGTGAAGGCGGAACGGGCCGCCCGCTTCGCGACCGGCTTCGATACGTTTGACGAGCTGATCGGCGGCGGCCTCGTTCCCGGCGGCATCACCCTGATCGGCGGCGAGCCCGGCGTCGGCAAGTCGACCTTCATGCTCCAGCTCGCCTCGCGGCTCGGGGTGACGATCAAGCCCATTCTCTACATCTCGGGCGAAGAGTCCCTGACCCAGATCAAGCTTCGCGCCGACCGGCTCGGCATCGGCAACGGGAAGGACATCTTCCTCGTTTCCGAGCAGAACATCGACGCGGCGCTCGGGGCCGTGATGACCTACCAGCCGCGCCTGCTCGTCATCGACTCGATCCAGACGGTGTTCACTCCTCAGCTCGAAGCCACGCCCGGCGCGGTCGCCCAGGTGCGCGAGTGCGCCGCCATCCTCACGAAGTTCGGCAAAGACCGAGGTCTGCCGGTCATGATCATCGGCCACGTGACGAAGGAAGGCGCGATCGCCGGCCCGAAGGTGCTCGAGCACATCGTCGACACCGTCCTCTACTTCGAGGGTGAGATCAATTCGAATTTTCGCATCCTGCGCGTGTTCAAGAACCGATTCGGCGCCACAGGCGAGGTCGCGGTGTTCCAGATGACGGGAAACGGCCTGATGCCGGTGCTGAACCCGTCCGACCTCTTCGTCAGCCGCCACCGCACCGAATCTCCCGGCGTCGTCGTGGTGCCGCTTCTCGAAGGATCCCGCTGCATCCTGGCCGAACTGCAGACCCTGGTGACCCACTCGTTCCTGTCGATGCCGCGCCGCGTGGTGTCGGGCATCGATTCGAACCGGCTCCATCTCGTGCTCGCCGTGCTCGAAAAACACGGCGGGCTGAAATTCTACAACCGCGATGTCTTCGTGAACGTGGCGGGCGGCCTGCGGCTCGGCGAACCCGGCGGCGACCTCGGCCTCGCGATGGCCCTCGTCGGCAGCGCCTGGGACAAACCGGTGCCGCGCGACCTCCTGATGGCCGGCGAGCTGACGCTTTCGGGCGACATCCGGCCGGTCTCCGGCGTCGAACGCCGCCTGGCGGAAGGCCGCCGGTTCGGCTTCACGCGCTTCCTGGTCTCGGAAGCCGGGGACCCCCCCAAGGGCGCCGGTATCACCCGCGTCCGGACGGTCGCCGACGCCATCCGCTTCGTTTTCCCGAGCGGTCGCCCGCCGGCGCCGCCCTCGAAATCCCAGGGCGAGGAATGA
- a CDS encoding CYTH domain-containing protein encodes MGIEIERKFLVTGDAWRTGARGVFYRQGYLSTAKERTVRVRIAGDRGFLTIKGESSGAARAEYEYEIPAVDAREMLERLCEKPLIEKTRYTVAFAGRKWEIDEFAGENEGLIVAEIEFSGEGVHFELPSWAGREVTGDPRYFNSSLARNPWRNWNTA; translated from the coding sequence ATGGGCATCGAAATCGAACGGAAATTCCTGGTCACCGGAGATGCTTGGCGCACGGGCGCGCGGGGCGTATTCTATCGTCAGGGATATCTTTCGACGGCAAAGGAACGGACCGTCCGCGTCAGAATCGCCGGCGACCGCGGGTTTCTCACCATCAAGGGGGAATCCTCCGGCGCGGCCAGGGCGGAGTACGAGTATGAGATCCCCGCCGTCGACGCCCGGGAGATGCTCGAGCGTCTCTGTGAAAAGCCCCTCATCGAGAAAACGCGGTATACCGTCGCATTCGCCGGCAGGAAGTGGGAGATCGACGAGTTTGCGGGCGAGAACGAAGGTTTGATAGTCGCTGAAATAGAATTTTCCGGCGAAGGCGTTCACTTCGAACTTCCCTCCTGGGCCGGCCGAGAAGTGACGGGCGACCCCCGCTATTTCAACTCCAGCCTGGCCCGGAACCCCTGGCGGAACTGGAACACCGCCTGA
- a CDS encoding LptF/LptG family permease — protein MLKTIDRYIFAELLQPFLFGMAFFVAIWLIDLMMELINLIFTKGVPPSVVFLFFVYNLPPTLVISFPMAILLGTLVAFGRLSSDSEVIAMKAGGYSFTRIAMPAVVAGIAVTGVTFLFNEKVVPVANDKFSKLFRREVTLKRPLPKIAANRFFEAGPGRKFFVQEFDKETRDMFGVIMYEGQAKNYPRVIEAAKARISDGKCVFWNGRISDLRSSGADYHYTYFDTLDYPIDTHYVNPDDVPDNKDPRRMNLGELYAYIQDLQGKGLTGKALKQNWIEFWTKTSIPFASLIFVLLGAPLGTQTSRSGTSIGIGMSVVIIFLYYVFFAAGKAFATGGYVSPFVGVWLPNFIIGSIGVWLIMRSKA, from the coding sequence ATGCTGAAGACGATCGATCGCTATATCTTTGCCGAGCTCCTGCAGCCGTTCCTGTTCGGAATGGCGTTTTTCGTCGCGATCTGGCTGATCGACCTGATGATGGAGCTGATCAACCTCATTTTCACGAAGGGCGTTCCTCCCTCGGTCGTCTTCCTGTTCTTCGTCTACAATCTTCCGCCCACCCTCGTCATCAGCTTTCCCATGGCCATCCTGCTCGGCACGCTCGTGGCGTTCGGCCGCCTCTCGTCCGATTCCGAGGTCATCGCCATGAAGGCGGGCGGGTACAGCTTCACGCGCATCGCGATGCCGGCCGTCGTCGCCGGAATCGCCGTCACGGGCGTCACGTTTCTGTTCAACGAGAAAGTGGTGCCGGTCGCGAACGACAAGTTCAGCAAACTGTTCAGGCGCGAGGTCACGCTCAAGCGGCCCCTTCCGAAGATCGCCGCGAACCGGTTCTTCGAGGCCGGTCCCGGACGGAAATTCTTCGTTCAGGAGTTCGACAAGGAAACCCGCGACATGTTCGGCGTCATCATGTACGAAGGCCAGGCGAAGAACTACCCGCGGGTCATCGAGGCCGCGAAAGCCCGGATCTCCGACGGGAAGTGCGTGTTCTGGAACGGCCGCATCTCGGACCTTCGCAGCTCCGGCGCCGATTATCACTACACCTACTTCGACACGCTCGACTACCCGATCGACACGCATTACGTGAACCCCGACGACGTGCCGGACAACAAGGACCCCCGCCGGATGAACCTGGGCGAGCTCTATGCCTACATCCAGGACCTCCAGGGCAAGGGACTGACCGGCAAGGCCCTGAAGCAGAACTGGATCGAGTTCTGGACCAAGACCTCGATTCCGTTCGCGAGCCTGATCTTCGTTCTTCTCGGCGCGCCGCTCGGCACGCAGACGAGCCGCTCCGGCACCAGCATCGGGATCGGCATGTCGGTCGTGATCATTTTCCTGTACTACGTCTTTTTCGCCGCCGGAAAGGCCTTCGCCACCGGTGGTTACGTGTCGCCCTTCGTGGGCGTCTGGCTGCCGAACTTCATCATCGGCAGCATCGGCGTGTGGCTGATCATGCGCTCCAAGGCCTGA
- the argS gene encoding arginine--tRNA ligase yields the protein MKKPLTALIAAKLTETVRRYGVDPAGVFDLQVPPDRSKGDFALNTAMRLAKPAKKRPLELAEEIAAILRTETDWFDRIEVAPPGFINMFLKTAVIGRVLAETAKQADLGVRREDRPQTVVIDYSSVNIAKQMHVGHLRSTIIGDVLSRVLEARGEKVIRQNHLGDWGLPIAMVIWKAGPLLRDIEARGVPVESELTLAKLETLYRDATAACKEDPTAAATCHDILVKLQNGDEQLLRDWRTVTRVSMAEVYRMYAELGVRLTPEHECGESFYRDRLAAAVEAVKQAGRLVESQGARCVFLEHFKAKDGSPLPVIVQKSDGGYNYETFDLAAVIYRVNELAADRVIYVTDARQALHFAQVFDVATVCGWTKRADGTSVSFEHVPFGSVLGEDNKPLKTRSGENVKLSDLISEAVERAYATVCEKNADLPEEQKRRVAKAVGIGAVKYADLSQNRNNDYIFSFDRMLALQGNTAPYLQYAHARICSIFRKGGIADAEDLGDPVLVEPAERALGLKLLEFADVVASVEADLRPHTLCTYLFDLATAFSGFYDQCPVLVAADPQQRRSRLALCRITRRTLALGLDLLGIEAPQEM from the coding sequence GTGAAAAAGCCCCTGACCGCCCTGATCGCAGCGAAACTGACGGAAACGGTGCGCCGGTACGGCGTCGACCCGGCCGGCGTCTTCGATCTCCAGGTGCCGCCCGACCGTTCGAAGGGCGACTTCGCCCTGAACACCGCCATGCGCCTGGCGAAACCCGCGAAGAAACGGCCGCTCGAACTCGCCGAGGAGATCGCCGCGATTCTCCGGACCGAGACCGACTGGTTCGACCGCATCGAGGTCGCGCCGCCGGGCTTCATCAATATGTTTCTCAAGACGGCCGTCATCGGCCGCGTGCTCGCTGAAACCGCGAAGCAGGCCGACCTGGGCGTGCGGCGCGAAGACCGGCCCCAGACCGTCGTCATCGATTATTCGAGCGTGAATATAGCGAAGCAGATGCATGTCGGCCATCTTCGTTCCACCATCATCGGCGACGTGCTTTCGCGCGTGCTCGAAGCCCGCGGTGAAAAGGTGATCCGCCAGAATCATCTCGGCGACTGGGGACTGCCCATCGCCATGGTCATCTGGAAGGCCGGCCCGCTCCTGCGCGACATCGAAGCCCGCGGCGTGCCGGTCGAGTCCGAACTGACCCTCGCGAAGCTGGAAACGCTGTATCGCGATGCGACGGCCGCCTGCAAGGAAGACCCGACCGCAGCCGCGACGTGTCACGACATCCTCGTGAAGCTTCAGAACGGGGACGAGCAGCTGCTCCGCGACTGGCGCACCGTGACCCGCGTCTCGATGGCCGAGGTCTATCGCATGTACGCCGAGCTGGGCGTCAGACTGACGCCGGAGCACGAGTGCGGCGAGAGCTTCTACCGCGACCGCCTGGCGGCGGCGGTCGAAGCCGTAAAACAGGCCGGCCGGCTCGTCGAGTCGCAGGGCGCCCGGTGCGTGTTCCTCGAGCATTTCAAGGCGAAGGACGGCAGCCCGCTTCCCGTCATCGTCCAGAAGTCCGACGGCGGCTACAACTACGAGACGTTCGACCTGGCGGCGGTGATCTATCGCGTGAACGAGCTGGCCGCTGATCGCGTGATCTACGTGACCGACGCCCGCCAGGCTCTGCACTTCGCGCAGGTGTTCGACGTGGCGACGGTCTGCGGCTGGACGAAACGGGCCGACGGGACCTCCGTCAGCTTCGAACACGTGCCGTTCGGAAGCGTGCTCGGCGAGGACAACAAGCCTCTCAAGACGCGCAGCGGCGAGAACGTGAAACTCTCCGACCTCATCTCGGAAGCCGTTGAACGCGCCTACGCCACGGTCTGCGAGAAGAACGCCGATCTGCCCGAAGAGCAGAAGCGCCGCGTCGCCAAAGCCGTCGGCATCGGCGCCGTCAAATACGCCGATCTGAGTCAGAACCGTAATAATGACTATATATTCTCGTTCGACCGCATGCTCGCTCTGCAGGGCAACACCGCGCCGTATCTGCAATACGCGCATGCCCGCATCTGCTCGATCTTCCGCAAGGGAGGAATCGCGGATGCCGAAGATCTCGGCGATCCCGTCCTCGTCGAGCCGGCAGAACGGGCGCTCGGTTTGAAGCTCCTGGAGTTCGCGGACGTCGTTGCCTCGGTCGAAGCCGATCTGCGACCTCACACCCTGTGCACCTACCTGTTCGACCTCGCGACCGCATTCTCGGGCTTTTACGATCAGTGCCCGGTGCTCGTGGCGGCCGACCCGCAGCAACGCAGGTCGCGCCTCGCCCTGTGCCGCATCACGCGGCGAACCCTGGCGCTCGGCCTCGACCTGCTTGGCATCGAAGCGCCCCAGGAGATGTAA